The Pyricularia oryzae 70-15 chromosome 5, whole genome shotgun sequence genome includes a region encoding these proteins:
- a CDS encoding fructose-bisphosphate aldolase 1, with product MGVFSELGLKPGVLYGEEVYKLFEHAKKNVYAIPAINVTSSSTIIASLEAARDSKSPIILQMSQGGAAYFAGKGVSNTNQEASIAGAVAAAHFIRSIAPIYGVPVVLHTDHCAKKLLPWLDGMLDADEAFHKENGTPLFSSHMIDLSEEPRDWNIETTAKYLKRAAPMKQWLEMEIGLTGGEEDGVNNEDVDNNSLYTQPEDIFAIHQALSPISKYFSIAAGFGNVHGVYKPGNVRLHPELLDKHQKYVIEKLGCEEKKPIFFVFHGGSGSGDSEFQEAISYGVIKVNLDTDLQWAYLSGIRDYVTSKIEYLNSQVGNPDGADKPNKKYYDPRVWVREGEKTMKARIQQALKVFNAENTI from the exons ATGGGTGTCTTCAGCGAGCTCGGTCTCAAGCCCGGCGTCCTCTACGGCGAGGAGGTCTACAAGCTGTTTGAGCACGCCAAGAAGAATGTCTACGCCATTCCTGCCATCAACGTGACCTCGTCGTCCACCAT TATCGCCTCCCTTGAGGCCGCCCGCGACTCCAAGTCCCCCATCATCCTGCAAATGTCACAAGGTGGTGCCGCCTACTTCGCCGGCAAGGGTGTCTCCAACACCAACCAGGAGGCCTCGATCGCTGGTGCCGTTGCTGCCGCCCACTTCATCCGCTCGATTGCTCCCATCTACGGCGTCCCGGTCGTCCTTCACACCGACCACTGCGCCAAGAAGCTCCTCCCGTGGCTCGACGGCATGCTCGATGCCGACGAGGCTTTCCACAAGGAGAACGGCACCCCTCTGTTCAGCTCGCACATGATCGACCTGTCTGAGGAGCCCCGTGACTGGAACATCGAGACCACTGCCAAGTACCTCAAGCGTGCTGCCCCCATGAAGCAGTGGCTCGAGATGGAGATTGGTCTGACCGGTGGTGAGGAGGAT GGTGTCAACAACGAGGATGTCGACAACAACTCCCTCTACACCCAGCCCGAGGACATCTTTGCCATCCACCAGGCCCTGAGCCCCATCTCCAAGTACTTCTCCATCGCCGCAGGCTTCGGCAACGTCCACGGCGTGTACAAGCCCGGCAACGTTCGTCTTCACCCTGAGCTGCTTGACAAGCACCAGAAGTACGTTATTGAGAAGCTCGGCTgcgaggagaagaagcctA TCTTCTTCGTCTTCCACGGTGGCTCCGGCTCCGGCGACTCCGAGTTCCAGGAGGCCATCAGCTACGGTGTCATCAAGGTCAACCTCGACACTGACCTGCAGTGGGCCTACCTGAGCGGTATCCGTGACTACGTCACCAGCAAGATCGAGTACCTCAACTCGCAGGTCGGCAACCCTGACGGCGCTGACAAGCCCAACAAGAAGTACTACGACCCCCGCGTCTGGGTTCGTGAGGGTGAGAAGACCATGAAGGCCCGCATCCAGCAGGCTCTGAAGGTCTTCAACGCCGAGAACACCATCTAA